One Bradyrhizobium manausense DNA segment encodes these proteins:
- a CDS encoding SDR family NAD(P)-dependent oxidoreductase: MNKIDLNSRVAVVTGGAQGFGRAITERYVASGAKVAIWDFDSALAEKTAREIGDSVRVFKVDVTDTAGVEQARDATLAAFGRIDILVNNAGIAGINKPVWETDLEEWRKVLRINLDGPFIVCKAIVPTMLKQKYGRIVNIASIAGKEGNPNASHYSASKAGLIALTKSLGKELAAHDILVNAVTPAAAKTAIFDQMTQQHIDFMLSKIPKARFVLVEELAAMAAWLASEDCAFSTGAVFDISGGRATY; this comes from the coding sequence ATGAACAAGATCGATCTCAACAGCCGCGTGGCAGTCGTCACCGGGGGCGCGCAGGGCTTTGGCCGCGCCATCACCGAGCGCTACGTCGCTTCCGGCGCCAAGGTCGCGATCTGGGACTTTGACTCGGCGCTCGCCGAGAAGACCGCCAGGGAAATCGGTGACAGCGTCCGCGTCTTCAAGGTCGACGTCACCGACACCGCGGGCGTCGAGCAGGCCCGTGATGCGACGCTCGCTGCCTTCGGCAGGATCGACATCCTCGTCAACAATGCCGGCATCGCCGGCATCAACAAGCCGGTCTGGGAGACTGATCTGGAGGAATGGCGCAAGGTGCTGCGCATCAACCTCGACGGTCCCTTCATCGTCTGCAAGGCCATCGTGCCCACGATGCTCAAGCAGAAATACGGGCGCATCGTGAACATCGCCTCGATCGCCGGCAAGGAAGGCAATCCGAACGCGTCGCACTACTCGGCGTCCAAGGCCGGCCTGATCGCGCTGACGAAGTCGCTCGGCAAGGAGCTCGCCGCACATGACATTCTCGTCAATGCGGTCACACCGGCCGCGGCCAAGACCGCGATCTTCGACCAGATGACACAGCAGCATATCGATTTCATGCTGTCGAAAATCCCCAAGGCACGCTTTGTATTGGTGGAAGAACTCGCCGCGATGGCGGCGTGGCTTGCATCCGAAGACTGTGCCTTCTCGACCGGCGCCGTTTTCGACATCTCCGGCGGACGCGCAACCTACTGA